In Nocardioides sp. JQ2195, a genomic segment contains:
- a CDS encoding SRPBCC family protein, whose product MSDVKPLIEESIEIDATPEAVWALVTDLPRMASWSPQVVKTIVRGDGISLGTRAVNINRRGFLVWPTRSKVVRLAPHTDFAFQVLDNNSVWSFQLEPTTAGTRVTQRREAPNGTTRISSVLVDKVLGGQDTFQSELRDGMRQTLRRIKADAER is encoded by the coding sequence ATGAGCGACGTCAAGCCCCTGATCGAGGAGTCCATCGAGATCGACGCCACCCCGGAGGCGGTGTGGGCGCTGGTCACCGACCTGCCGCGGATGGCGTCCTGGAGCCCGCAGGTGGTGAAGACCATCGTGCGTGGCGACGGCATCAGCCTGGGCACCAGGGCCGTCAACATCAACCGGCGCGGATTCCTGGTGTGGCCCACCCGGTCGAAGGTCGTCCGGCTCGCCCCGCACACCGACTTCGCCTTCCAGGTCCTTGACAACAACTCGGTCTGGTCCTTCCAGCTCGAGCCGACCACGGCCGGCACCCGGGTGACCCAGCGCCGGGAGGCACCCAACGGCACCACCAGGATCTCGAGCGTGCTCGTCGACAAGGTGCTCGGCGGCCAGGACACCTTCCAGAGCGAGCTGCGCGACGGCATGAGGCAGACCCTGCGCCGGATCAAGGCCGACGCCGAGCGGTGA
- a CDS encoding AIM24 family protein: MKSDLFDQANLRVQSNERFTLQNDQMLRVGLGPDVLAAKGAMVAYTGQVQFHHEKSGSMAKLAKKIVTSEDVSLMRVTGQGEVYFASDAGYVFLLELENEGISLNYRNLLAFDANLTWDINRVKGAGLMTGGLFNTTVGGQGTVAVACIGKPTVFDCSQQPVFVDPNSAVCWSAGLAPGINSSMNMGSMLRGGSGEAVQYVFHGPGFVVVQSFEWTPVATGAR; this comes from the coding sequence ATGAAGAGCGACCTTTTCGACCAGGCGAACCTGCGCGTCCAGAGCAACGAGCGGTTCACCCTGCAGAACGACCAGATGTTGCGCGTGGGCCTCGGTCCCGACGTCCTTGCTGCCAAGGGCGCCATGGTCGCCTACACGGGCCAGGTGCAGTTCCACCACGAGAAGTCCGGGTCGATGGCCAAGCTGGCCAAGAAGATCGTCACCAGCGAGGACGTCTCGCTGATGCGCGTCACCGGGCAGGGTGAGGTCTACTTCGCCTCGGACGCCGGCTACGTCTTCCTGCTCGAGCTGGAGAACGAAGGCATCAGCCTCAACTACCGCAACCTGCTCGCCTTCGACGCGAACCTGACCTGGGACATCAACCGGGTCAAGGGCGCTGGGCTGATGACCGGCGGCCTGTTCAACACCACCGTCGGCGGGCAGGGCACCGTCGCGGTCGCCTGCATCGGCAAGCCGACGGTCTTCGACTGCTCCCAGCAGCCGGTGTTCGTCGACCCGAACTCGGCGGTCTGCTGGTCGGCCGGCCTGGCCCCGGGCATCAACAGCTCGATGAACATGGGCTCGATGCTGCGTGGTGGCTCGGGCGAAGCCGTGCAGTACGTCTTCCACGGCCCGGGGTTCGTCGTGGTCCAGTCCTTCGAGTGGACGCCGGTCGCGACCGGGGCACGCTGA